One genomic window of Oryctolagus cuniculus chromosome 11, mOryCun1.1, whole genome shotgun sequence includes the following:
- the LOC100348601 gene encoding protein FAM209 encodes MRTLKWFLFLPLCLSCGYAFMFSSLREKAKDPQGKVPCGGHFRIRQNLPEHAQGWLGSKWLWLSFVVVLYVILKFRGDSEKNKEQNPSLRGCTFRSPLRRNQNTSPNRDYAFNTLTQLEMDLVKFVSKVRNLKVVMATSNNLKLQSLEAPADPQNNITIYEIWGEEDE; translated from the exons ATGCGGACGCTGAAATGGTTCCTGTTCTTGCCTTTATGCCTCTCCTGTGGCTATGCCTTCATGTTCTCTTCTCTGAGGGAGAAAGCCAAAGACCCCCAGGGGAAGGTGCCTTGCGGAGGGCACTTCCGGATCAGGCAGAATCTGCCGGAGCACGCCCAAGGCTGGCTTGGGAGCAAATGGCTCTGGCTCTCGTTTGTTGTAGTGCTGTATGTTATACTCAAGTTTCGAGGAGACAGTGAGAAGAACAAG GAGCAGAATCCTAGCCTTCGAGGCTGTACGTTTCGTTCTCCATTGAGGAGAAATCAAAATACTTCCCCCAACAGAGACTATGCGTTCAATACCTTGACTCAGCTCGAGATGGACCTTGTGAAATTTGTGTCCAAAGTGCGGAATCTTAAAGTTGTCATGGCAACTAGCAATAACCTCAAGCTTCAAAGCTTAGAGGCACCCGCTGATCCACAGAACAACATCACGATTTACGAAATATGGGGAGAAGAGGATGAGTGA